A window of Halobacillus naozhouensis genomic DNA:
AAGAATCGCGAGTCCTCCAGCATGCGGAATGTCATACACAGCCGAGACCGCGTGTTCAATATTATGGCTCGCCCAATCTCCCCGGTATCCCATTTGCAACATTCCGTTTAAAGCAATCGTTCCAGCATATAAGATCGTCTCTCGATATTCGTATGATTCAAGGTCATCCAGAAGCTTAGGTGCCGTATCAATCACTGTCCGTAAAACACCCTCGACCATTTCATCCTGCACAGGTGATGGCGTTGGATTGTGGAAATATTGCTCTAATAGATGTGACATCATATCAACTATCCCATAAATGGTCTGATCACGCGGTACTGTTATGGTGTTTTGCGGATCTAAAATAGAGAATGTTGGAAACGTATAAGGAGCATAACCCCAGCCATATTTTTCGTTCGTTTCCCAATTGGTAATGACTGCCCCAGCATTCATTTCAGAACCGGTAGCCGCCAGAGTTAACACAGTACCGAATGGAAGAACTCCGTCTGGGATAGCTTTGCGAGTAACTAAATCCCAAGCATCCCCTTCGTATCTTGCGCCGGCAGCAATTGTTTTTGTACAGTCAATAACGCTGCCCCCGCCTACAGCAAGAAGAAAATCGATGTCTTCTCTTTTACAAAGTTCAACACCTTTTCGAACTGTACTCAGTTTGGGGTTTGGTTCGACACCAGACAACTCATGAATCTTGATCGTTGTTTTATTTAATTCTGTTATGATACGATCGTAAACCCCATTTTTCTTAATACTGCCTCCACCATAAACAATTAAAATGTTTTTTATATCATTAGGAAGCTGTTCAGTTAATTGTTCGCCCTGATTTTTACCGAAAATCAGCTTAGTCGGATTTTGAAATGTAAATGCGTCCATTGCTACTTCCCCTCTCTGTATTTCTCAGTTTTCCATTATCCATGATCCATGTAAATTTCTCAAAAGAAACGCAATATGTATAAAATGGCTTTTATTACTAAGACTATAAATGTTCATTTTACTAATATGAGGAGTGAAAATATGAATACAATCCAACGAATCGCTTTACTACTGACGATTATTGGTGCGATAAACTGGGGTCTGATTGGTTTGTTCCAATATGATCTTGTCGCTGGTTTATTTGGAGGCGGAGAGCAAAGTGGAGCGTTTGCGCGCATTATCTATACGCTTGTAGGAATTAGCGGACTTATTACTATTTCCCTTTATTTCTCCCGTGCTGCCGAACACCATGAAGCAACGACAGCAGAATCAACCGAGTAAGAGAAATAAAATAAAGAATACTAAAACCCGGCTGTGGAAGCCGGGCTTTTAGCGTGGAAATCATTTCCATTATTTGCGGAATTTTTCACGGTCATCAGACTGTTTAATCCAGTCTTCTAACTTATCCTTAAGTGTGTTGAATCCTGCTGAAGCATCTTCTTGCTGGGGAGCCGCTTGTTTACGAGGACGACGCTCCTTTTTAGGTGCTTCTTGTGTGGCACGAATAGAGAGAGAGTATTTATTATTTTTCTCATCAATGTTTAGAATTTTAACTTGAACTTCATCACCTTCAGAAAGATGTTCGTTAATATCCTTTACATAGCCATGAGTTACTTCAGAAATATGCACAAGTCCTTGTACTTGTTGATCGAGTGCAACGAAAGCACCGTATGGCTGTATTCCTGTAACTTTACCCTCTAAAACTTGACCTTCTTGGAACTTATCTGACATGCTATACAACTCCTGATTTAAATTATTCGTTTCTTTTAACGCAATTACTGATTTTATCATAACTCCTCATAATAAGCAAAAGGCTTCTGATGATCATTTCCCTCTTAAACTATTATTTTCACATGATTTTTCAATAAATATTAAAAAACAGGTTTAAAGGAAGGACCATAAGGATATTAATATTAGCGTAAGACTTTCTCGTATTCCCCCTGTGAAAGCAAAGCGAATCGTTCGCTTTGCTTTTTTTTGTTTTTTACGATGTCAAGCTTTCTATTTCTATATTTTCCAATAATTCGTTACTATAAGAATGAGATCCGCTTAAAGGAGCAGTGATACAATGAACCGTTTCTATGAACTAACAGAAAGAAGAGGAACAAGATCTGTTAAGTGGGATTTAGCTGAAGAACTGTACCAAGATTCAGATG
This region includes:
- a CDS encoding DUF378 domain-containing protein yields the protein MNTIQRIALLLTIIGAINWGLIGLFQYDLVAGLFGGGEQSGAFARIIYTLVGISGLITISLYFSRAAEHHEATTAESTE
- the yugI gene encoding S1 domain-containing post-transcriptional regulator GSP13; protein product: MSDKFQEGQVLEGKVTGIQPYGAFVALDQQVQGLVHISEVTHGYVKDINEHLSEGDEVQVKILNIDEKNNKYSLSIRATQEAPKKERRPRKQAAPQQEDASAGFNTLKDKLEDWIKQSDDREKFRK
- a CDS encoding iron-containing alcohol dehydrogenase, which encodes MDAFTFQNPTKLIFGKNQGEQLTEQLPNDIKNILIVYGGGSIKKNGVYDRIITELNKTTIKIHELSGVEPNPKLSTVRKGVELCKREDIDFLLAVGGGSVIDCTKTIAAGARYEGDAWDLVTRKAIPDGVLPFGTVLTLAATGSEMNAGAVITNWETNEKYGWGYAPYTFPTFSILDPQNTITVPRDQTIYGIVDMMSHLLEQYFHNPTPSPVQDEMVEGVLRTVIDTAPKLLDDLESYEYRETILYAGTIALNGMLQMGYRGDWASHNIEHAVSAVYDIPHAGGLAILFPNWMKHNLGVDEDRFVRLATKVFSIDSEGKSDRQIAEEGIDALQQFWTSIGAPERLADYDIDDQNFDLIVDRAMKRGPFGNFSTLEASDVESILEMSK